Proteins encoded by one window of Fibrobacter sp. UWT2:
- a CDS encoding serine/threonine-protein kinase: MSEAKNTRPSKIGGYTPTQELGSGAMGQLWLCHDKSLDRMVVVKQMQQDIEDSDVNVRRFMQEGNILAHLNHPAITKPYALWKEKDGKLSLSMEFVHGLTLRQILDKVPQPPLWVVLNILHEILCALGEAHRKGIVHRDLKPANIMVDNDGRVHLLDFGIAHTENPLKFNKGEDAERLTQTGAILGTVTYMSPEQTVGEEATPASDLFAIGIIASEMLLGQNLFRGTSFSDTLTRIQKLRVTEKAFSKELPRRLRKLIERMLQKDPRKRPLTAFDAAEQVSQVMRNFPRDMVPYMAMWIYAIKDSIKQKTESIDETLFTEPPVYPTHTKFLMFKGFCMGALAGSLICFLITRFI; the protein is encoded by the coding sequence ATGAGCGAAGCGAAGAATACAAGACCTTCAAAGATTGGTGGATATACTCCTACGCAGGAATTAGGTTCCGGCGCGATGGGTCAGCTGTGGCTCTGTCACGACAAGTCGCTAGACCGAATGGTCGTGGTCAAGCAGATGCAGCAGGACATCGAAGATAGCGATGTAAACGTCCGCCGCTTTATGCAAGAGGGTAACATTCTCGCACACCTGAACCATCCGGCTATTACCAAGCCCTACGCCTTGTGGAAAGAAAAAGACGGCAAGCTTTCGCTCTCCATGGAATTTGTGCACGGGCTTACGCTCCGCCAGATTTTAGACAAAGTGCCGCAGCCGCCTCTCTGGGTGGTGCTGAACATTTTGCATGAAATTCTTTGCGCCTTGGGCGAAGCCCACCGCAAGGGAATCGTGCATCGCGACCTGAAACCCGCAAACATCATGGTCGACAACGACGGTCGCGTGCACCTGCTGGACTTTGGCATCGCCCACACCGAAAATCCGCTCAAGTTCAACAAGGGCGAAGACGCCGAACGCCTCACGCAAACGGGCGCCATCCTCGGTACTGTCACTTACATGAGCCCCGAGCAAACCGTCGGTGAAGAAGCGACTCCTGCTTCGGACTTGTTCGCGATCGGCATCATCGCCAGCGAAATGCTCCTGGGCCAGAATCTGTTCCGCGGCACAAGTTTTAGCGACACACTCACGCGCATCCAAAAGCTGCGTGTTACCGAGAAAGCCTTTAGCAAGGAACTCCCCCGCCGCTTAAGAAAGCTGATCGAACGAATGCTCCAGAAGGATCCGCGCAAGCGCCCGCTCACTGCCTTCGATGCCGCCGAGCAAGTTTCGCAAGTCATGCGAAACTTCCCCCGCGACATGGTCCCTTACATGGCCATGTGGATTTACGCTATTAAGGATTCTATCAAGCAAAAGACAGAATCTATTGACGAAACGCTTTTTACTGAACCCCCGGTCTACCCCACTCACACAAAGTTCCTGATGTTCAAGGGATTCTGCATGGGTGCATTGGCCGGTTCCTTAATTTGTTTTTTGATTACACGATTTATCTAA
- a CDS encoding CvpA family protein: protein MNAIDIVCLIIILFLMLLGLWHGFFRGIFRLIAWASGILGAYFACGLLADFISNTLQASAFSTKLVCMCIGFLVPFLLFLFIGHFLQHITEGTTVGKADRILGGIFGVIKALLICFVLLTILHLFPFGGIIPETRNSAFSYEAYKATIEMMGYSSEPVDLLEVAEKKASEVVKNATDKAAEKAAEAAKDAADKAVEKATEAAKETVKGAVSNAVDSLKK, encoded by the coding sequence ATGAACGCCATCGATATCGTCTGCCTCATCATCATCCTGTTCTTAATGTTACTGGGACTGTGGCACGGCTTTTTCCGAGGAATTTTCCGCTTAATCGCCTGGGCTTCAGGCATTCTGGGCGCTTACTTTGCGTGCGGCTTGCTGGCCGACTTTATTTCGAACACGTTGCAGGCTAGCGCATTTTCGACAAAGCTCGTTTGCATGTGCATCGGCTTCTTGGTCCCGTTCTTGCTTTTCTTGTTTATCGGGCACTTTTTGCAGCACATTACCGAAGGTACGACCGTAGGCAAAGCCGACCGCATTCTCGGCGGAATTTTCGGAGTCATCAAGGCGTTGCTCATTTGCTTTGTGCTGCTCACGATTTTGCACCTGTTCCCGTTCGGCGGAATCATCCCCGAAACCCGCAACAGCGCCTTCTCCTACGAAGCCTACAAGGCGACCATCGAGATGATGGGTTATTCTTCGGAGCCGGTGGATCTTTTGGAAGTCGCCGAGAAGAAGGCTAGCGAGGTCGTGAAGAACGCAACGGACAAGGCTGCAGAAAAAGCCGCGGAAGCCGCTAAAGATGCCGCTGACAAGGCAGTTGAAAAGGCAACCGAAGCGGCTAAGGAAACAGTGAAAGGCGCTGTAAGCAACGCTGTGGATTCGCTCAAGAAATAG
- a CDS encoding amidohydrolase, translating into MAKTILQSVLFQGKKQDLLISGKKFAKVGRELSKRDYENAEVLNCDGLAIIPPFYNGHTHAAMTLLRGYADDMPLQKWLTEYIWPFEAKLTAKDIEIGTRLAVLEMIKSGTVFFSDMYWRREVTMKVVKEMGIRAAIGVTIAENLDTPEHIEENFKFLRDHRLESDRVKLAVMPHSIYTVGEKIFKRCAKVAREENYILHTHLSETLKEVKDCKKQYGCTPVELLDKWGILGENFVGAHCVHLNEYEMSLMAESESAAILNPCSNLKLSSGIPKVNALLDSGVLVGLGTDGASSNNNLDMHEEMKLISLLAKVEPKTGKAESLPAIEALEMATWNTALAYGIPAGLIAEDFLADALLIDLKNERLVPNYNLVSNWVYAGDSSAIHSVICNGKFVMRNHHVDGEEDVIKDARKYAIS; encoded by the coding sequence ATGGCAAAAACGATACTCCAATCTGTACTATTTCAGGGCAAGAAACAAGATTTGTTAATCTCCGGGAAGAAATTTGCGAAGGTCGGCCGCGAACTTTCCAAGCGCGATTACGAAAATGCCGAAGTGTTAAATTGCGACGGATTGGCGATTATTCCGCCGTTCTACAATGGTCATACGCATGCCGCCATGACGCTGTTGCGTGGCTATGCCGACGACATGCCGCTGCAAAAGTGGCTCACGGAATACATTTGGCCGTTCGAGGCGAAGCTTACCGCCAAAGATATCGAAATCGGAACGCGCCTTGCCGTGCTTGAAATGATCAAGTCCGGAACGGTATTTTTTTCGGACATGTACTGGCGTCGCGAAGTCACCATGAAGGTCGTCAAAGAAATGGGAATCCGCGCGGCGATCGGCGTGACGATTGCCGAGAACCTCGATACTCCCGAACATATCGAAGAAAACTTCAAGTTCCTGCGGGATCACCGCCTGGAATCGGACCGCGTCAAGCTTGCGGTGATGCCGCACAGCATTTACACCGTCGGTGAAAAAATCTTCAAGCGCTGCGCGAAAGTGGCGCGCGAAGAAAACTACATTCTGCACACTCATTTGTCTGAAACGCTTAAGGAAGTCAAGGATTGCAAAAAGCAGTATGGATGCACTCCCGTAGAACTCCTCGATAAGTGGGGGATTCTCGGCGAAAACTTTGTCGGCGCGCACTGCGTTCATCTGAACGAATATGAAATGTCGCTGATGGCCGAATCGGAATCGGCGGCGATTCTGAATCCGTGCTCGAACTTAAAGCTCAGTAGCGGCATCCCGAAGGTGAATGCGCTGCTGGATAGCGGCGTGCTCGTGGGGCTTGGTACCGACGGTGCCTCGTCGAATAACAACCTCGACATGCACGAAGAAATGAAGCTGATTTCGCTGCTGGCGAAGGTGGAGCCGAAGACTGGCAAGGCGGAATCGCTACCGGCGATTGAGGCGCTTGAAATGGCGACTTGGAATACGGCTCTCGCTTATGGAATTCCGGCGGGGCTGATCGCCGAAGACTTCTTGGCGGACGCCTTGCTGATTGACCTCAAGAATGAGCGCCTGGTGCCGAACTATAACTTGGTCAGCAACTGGGTGTACGCAGGGGATTCCAGCGCCATTCATTCAGTTATCTGTAATGGCAAGTTCGTGATGCGCAATCATCACGTCGACGGTGAAGAAGACGTCATCAAGGACGCGCGGAAGTACGCTATTTCTTGA
- a CDS encoding GGDEF domain-containing protein: MSNYELETLPISRAEFQRLEIFKNVAFESLAGYLLGCKTIYPAPGTLLIDPEQPQRRLLVLLEGLMEVQVESQGGIFKNDIQAGHCAGEMSIFENVKPSAKVYAKANCKILIIEADTALAMLNASHDLCLNFLQILSNRIRNSNKMVCEEEYHIRCIEENAKVDALTGLHNRRWLEEMYTRELKRSNAGNLHLSAFMVDIDHFKRINDTYGHLVGDQVLIAVAKAILECLRPTDMPVRYGGEEFTIFLPGTSVENAKIVGERLRAAIEALPIPLPNGEKLSVTVSVGFTERKNEDTVEAIIKRADDALYFAKESGRNRVCLNLGDDTMFLF; the protein is encoded by the coding sequence ATGAGCAACTACGAGTTGGAAACATTGCCCATCTCCAGGGCAGAATTTCAGCGACTAGAAATTTTCAAGAACGTCGCTTTCGAAAGCTTGGCGGGTTACCTGCTAGGCTGTAAAACGATTTACCCCGCACCGGGCACTTTACTCATTGACCCGGAGCAACCGCAGAGGCGGCTCCTGGTGCTTTTGGAAGGCCTCATGGAAGTGCAGGTGGAATCGCAAGGCGGCATTTTCAAGAACGATATTCAGGCCGGACACTGTGCCGGCGAAATGTCCATTTTCGAAAACGTGAAGCCCAGCGCCAAGGTGTATGCCAAGGCGAATTGCAAGATTCTGATTATCGAAGCGGACACGGCGCTCGCCATGCTGAACGCTTCGCACGACCTTTGCTTGAATTTTTTGCAGATTCTAAGCAACCGCATTCGCAACAGCAACAAGATGGTTTGCGAAGAAGAATACCACATTCGCTGCATCGAAGAAAACGCGAAGGTGGACGCCCTGACGGGCCTCCATAACCGCCGCTGGCTCGAAGAAATGTACACCCGCGAACTCAAGCGTAGTAACGCGGGTAACTTGCACCTTTCGGCGTTCATGGTGGACATCGACCACTTCAAACGAATCAACGACACTTACGGGCATCTCGTGGGCGACCAGGTGCTGATTGCAGTCGCCAAGGCGATTCTTGAATGCTTGCGCCCCACCGACATGCCCGTGCGTTACGGCGGCGAGGAATTCACCATATTCCTGCCGGGAACGAGCGTCGAGAACGCAAAGATTGTCGGCGAAAGGCTGCGTGCCGCCATCGAGGCGTTGCCGATTCCGCTGCCCAACGGCGAGAAGCTTTCGGTGACGGTGAGTGTCGGCTTTACCGAGCGTAAAAACGAAGACACCGTCGAGGCGATTATTAAACGCGCCGACGATGCTCTTTACTTCGCCAAGGAATCAGGACGCAACCGAGTGTGCTTGAATCTTGGCGATGACACGATGTTTTTGTTTTAA
- the hisD gene encoding histidinol dehydrogenase, translating into MIITKVNPKSAEIERICGREVAPSKEIHDKVMNILADIKKGGIAKATEYAQKFDGLKGKNIRVPASAIAKSAAKCPKELQKALKQAIKNVRDFHKNQMEESWLMEGADGVVLGQRIRPMKRVGLYVPGGAGIYPSTVIMNAVPALVAGVQDIVVVTPIKGEINRAVAFVLQELGITEVYHIGGAQAIGLLAYGAKDAKGKTVVERVDKIVGPGNVFAAIAKKEVFGIVDIDMVAGPSEVLVMADNTCDPDFVAADLLSQAEHGSGFEAAICITDNMETAQMISACVDVQVENSPKRELLEKVLGNFGRILVVKDWFDGVEIANRIAPEHLEVMTAEAESMAAQIENAGAVFIGPWSSEPVGDYFAGPNHVLPTNGTGRFFSPLGVYDFLKRMSIIRYSEKAIKKNAKAIAAVATEEGFIHHAAAVLKRL; encoded by the coding sequence ATGATTATTACAAAAGTAAATCCGAAATCTGCTGAAATTGAACGCATCTGCGGGCGCGAAGTCGCCCCGTCTAAAGAAATTCACGACAAGGTGATGAACATCCTTGCCGACATCAAGAAGGGCGGCATCGCCAAGGCAACTGAATACGCCCAGAAGTTCGATGGCCTTAAGGGCAAGAACATTCGCGTGCCGGCGTCTGCCATTGCAAAGTCTGCCGCCAAGTGCCCCAAGGAACTCCAGAAGGCCCTCAAGCAGGCCATCAAGAACGTGCGTGACTTCCACAAGAATCAGATGGAAGAATCCTGGTTGATGGAAGGGGCTGACGGAGTGGTACTCGGTCAGCGCATTCGCCCGATGAAGCGCGTTGGTCTCTACGTGCCGGGTGGTGCAGGCATTTATCCGAGTACGGTGATTATGAATGCAGTGCCGGCGCTTGTCGCGGGCGTGCAGGACATCGTGGTGGTGACGCCAATCAAGGGCGAAATCAACCGCGCCGTGGCATTCGTGCTGCAGGAACTCGGCATTACTGAAGTCTACCACATTGGTGGTGCTCAGGCCATCGGCTTGCTCGCTTACGGCGCGAAGGATGCCAAGGGCAAGACGGTTGTGGAACGCGTCGACAAGATCGTCGGCCCGGGTAACGTTTTTGCCGCTATCGCCAAGAAGGAAGTCTTCGGTATCGTGGATATCGACATGGTCGCTGGTCCCTCCGAAGTGCTCGTGATGGCCGACAACACTTGCGATCCGGACTTTGTCGCTGCAGACCTTTTGAGCCAGGCCGAACACGGTTCTGGCTTTGAAGCCGCTATTTGCATTACCGACAACATGGAAACCGCCCAGATGATTTCTGCTTGCGTTGACGTGCAGGTGGAAAATTCTCCGAAGCGTGAACTCCTCGAAAAGGTGCTCGGCAACTTCGGCCGCATCTTGGTGGTGAAGGATTGGTTCGACGGTGTAGAAATCGCGAACCGCATCGCTCCGGAACATTTGGAAGTCATGACCGCCGAAGCTGAATCCATGGCCGCCCAGATTGAAAACGCTGGCGCCGTGTTTATCGGTCCGTGGTCCAGCGAACCGGTGGGCGACTACTTTGCAGGCCCCAACCATGTGCTGCCTACTAACGGCACGGGCCGTTTTTTTAGCCCGCTCGGTGTGTACGACTTCTTAAAGCGCATGAGCATCATCCGCTACAGCGAAAAAGCTATCAAGAAGAATGCGAAGGCGATCGCCGCCGTCGCTACTGAAGAAGGCTTCATTCACCACGCTGCAGCGGTCCTGAAGCGTCTTTAG
- the cimA gene encoding citramalate synthase, with protein sequence MKVFLYDTTLRDGNQDRKISLSLADKLQIARILDHFGFDYIEGGWPNPSNPTDEEFFQKIKEVKLKHAKIAAFGSTRRPKVLPEKDPLLQALVKSGAPVKTIFGKSWDLHVTDVIRTTLEENLDMIESSVAYLKEHSEEVIYDAEHFFDGYKANPQYALETLKAAELGHADFIVLCDTNGGTMPWELEEIVKDVKKHVSTPIGIHVHNDAGLGVCNSIYAVKSGATMVQGVVNGYGERCGNANLTTIAADLHFKMGAKFFAAKKIARLRQLSSNVDQIVNLPSDAHAPYVGDAAFAHKGGAHIDGVMKVSRSFEHIDPHAVGNDRVFVTSDQAGGSLVVEKLKAIKPGIDKKDPVVASLLSLIKERENAGWHFDSAEASFKMLVYRHLGMVKEPFKVLNYRVIEDKTPQGVSVSQATVKLQIGDKISHQVSEGDGPVNALDAALRKALLPFFPNMAKVKLDDYKVRVLGSKVASDATVRVWTTFGDEKGYWNVVGVSSNIIEASWMAFVDGLTYKILVDNKVIEGAYKHLDVKPVEPAKPKEEPAPAKQKKLTKRQVKRAAGL encoded by the coding sequence AGATTGCACGTATTCTGGACCATTTCGGCTTTGACTACATCGAAGGCGGCTGGCCGAACCCCAGCAACCCCACCGACGAAGAATTCTTCCAGAAGATTAAGGAAGTCAAGCTGAAGCATGCGAAGATTGCTGCCTTCGGTTCGACGCGTCGCCCCAAGGTGCTCCCCGAAAAGGACCCGCTGCTGCAGGCTCTCGTTAAGTCTGGCGCTCCGGTCAAGACGATTTTCGGCAAGAGCTGGGACTTGCACGTGACCGACGTGATTCGCACGACCCTCGAAGAAAACCTCGACATGATCGAGTCTTCGGTGGCGTACCTCAAGGAACATTCCGAAGAGGTGATTTACGATGCGGAACATTTCTTTGACGGCTACAAGGCCAATCCGCAGTACGCCTTGGAAACACTCAAGGCTGCAGAACTCGGCCATGCCGACTTTATCGTGCTTTGCGACACCAACGGCGGAACCATGCCGTGGGAACTCGAAGAAATCGTGAAGGACGTGAAGAAGCATGTTTCTACACCTATCGGTATTCATGTGCATAACGATGCCGGCCTTGGCGTGTGCAACAGCATTTATGCCGTGAAGAGCGGTGCGACTATGGTGCAGGGCGTGGTGAACGGTTACGGTGAACGTTGCGGTAACGCAAACCTCACGACCATCGCTGCCGACCTCCACTTCAAAATGGGTGCGAAGTTCTTCGCTGCTAAAAAGATTGCTCGCCTTCGTCAGTTGAGCAGCAACGTGGACCAGATTGTGAACTTGCCGAGCGATGCTCACGCCCCGTACGTTGGCGATGCAGCCTTTGCCCATAAGGGCGGCGCTCACATCGACGGTGTGATGAAGGTGTCCCGCAGCTTTGAACACATCGACCCGCACGCCGTCGGTAACGACCGCGTGTTCGTCACCAGTGACCAGGCCGGCGGCTCTCTCGTTGTGGAAAAACTTAAGGCCATTAAGCCGGGCATCGACAAGAAGGACCCGGTGGTGGCAAGTCTGCTTTCGCTCATCAAGGAACGCGAAAACGCCGGCTGGCATTTCGACAGCGCCGAAGCAAGCTTCAAGATGCTCGTGTACCGCCACTTGGGAATGGTCAAGGAACCGTTCAAGGTGCTGAACTACCGCGTCATCGAAGACAAGACGCCGCAGGGCGTTTCGGTGTCGCAGGCGACAGTCAAGCTCCAGATTGGCGACAAGATTAGCCATCAGGTGAGCGAAGGTGACGGCCCGGTGAACGCTTTGGATGCGGCTCTCCGTAAGGCGCTGCTCCCGTTCTTCCCGAACATGGCGAAGGTCAAGCTCGACGACTATAAGGTGCGCGTGCTCGGAAGCAAGGTTGCTTCTGACGCGACGGTTCGCGTGTGGACGACCTTCGGCGACGAAAAGGGCTACTGGAACGTGGTCGGTGTTTCGAGCAACATCATCGAAGCATCTTGGATGGCTTTTGTGGATGGCCTCACCTACAAGATTCTGGTGGACAACAAGGTCATCGAAGGTGCTTACAAGCATCTGGACGTGAAGCCTGTTGAACCGGCCAAGCCCAAAGAGGAACCTGCTCCGGCGAAGCAAAAGAAATTAACGAAACGCCAAGTGAAACGCGCCGCAGGTCTCTAA